A stretch of Endozoicomonas sp. SCSIO W0465 DNA encodes these proteins:
- a CDS encoding IS1595 family transposase, producing the protein MQSELFQNFIDSISTLTSEQRDILNNSLLSTQIEVTEVVETTDSEPVYSESIPNNDNATPDVEKSILAQFAENPRCPKCKSHSVGRWGIRNGRQRYHCKTCDSTFNAFSGTPLARLRHPEKWNKYLAGMTHSMVLRPAAAENAIDLKTAFRWRHRFLEVINNDQAEELCGITELDETFFRESFKGQREGLPRPTRKRGNDPNKARKVPVMVARDRNRNTVDGVLENESANELCRHLNGRISIQATVCADAHLAHEKLADKLGFVFKELVTSAGQHVVEGIYHIQTVNSYHSHLKRWIGGVFQGVATRYLPHYLAWRRELTAAKKLTVGRLISRITEHWCFQPLTVT; encoded by the coding sequence ATGCAATCTGAACTCTTCCAGAATTTTATTGATTCCATTTCAACATTAACCAGTGAACAGCGAGACATTCTTAACAACTCGCTCCTTAGTACTCAAATAGAGGTTACCGAGGTAGTAGAAACCACTGACTCTGAACCTGTTTACAGTGAATCTATACCCAATAACGATAATGCAACACCTGACGTAGAAAAGAGCATACTTGCCCAATTTGCCGAAAACCCCAGGTGCCCCAAATGCAAAAGCCATAGCGTTGGTCGCTGGGGCATACGAAATGGCCGACAGCGCTACCACTGCAAGACTTGCGACTCAACGTTTAACGCCTTTAGTGGAACGCCTTTGGCAAGGCTCAGGCACCCTGAAAAATGGAACAAGTACCTCGCAGGTATGACTCACTCTATGGTCTTGCGACCAGCTGCTGCTGAGAATGCCATTGACTTGAAAACTGCGTTCCGCTGGCGTCACCGCTTTCTTGAAGTGATTAATAATGATCAAGCAGAAGAGCTTTGTGGCATTACTGAGCTTGATGAAACATTTTTCCGTGAATCCTTCAAAGGGCAAAGAGAAGGCCTTCCACGGCCAACCCGAAAGCGGGGTAATGATCCCAACAAAGCCCGAAAAGTCCCGGTAATGGTGGCTCGGGACCGTAATCGAAATACCGTTGACGGTGTATTAGAAAACGAAAGTGCTAATGAATTGTGCAGGCATTTAAATGGCCGCATATCGATACAGGCCACGGTCTGTGCGGATGCACACCTCGCTCACGAAAAACTTGCTGACAAGCTTGGATTTGTCTTCAAGGAGCTGGTGACATCAGCAGGTCAACATGTTGTTGAAGGCATCTACCACATCCAGACTGTAAATTCTTATCACAGTCATTTAAAACGCTGGATTGGCGGCGTATTCCAAGGGGTTGCAACTCGTTACCTTCCCCATTATCTGGCCTGGAGGCGAGAACTGACGGCAGCAAAAAAATTAACTGTTGGCCGGTTGATCAGCAGAATTACTGAACATTGGTGCTTCCAACCATTAACGGTAACTTAG
- a CDS encoding transposase, which yields MPYGWQEKGKQLRIPSVKSKRINVLGFMNRSCELFHYPVVGSVNSDTVIAAFDDFAEKMEDEKYSSNDRYTVVMVDNASIHTSKKFRDRIADWTLEKKLLICFLPTYSPELNLIEILWRKVKYEWLNLLSIKSFTEFEKEVERVFASFGESHMISFANTK from the coding sequence GTGCCATATGGCTGGCAGGAAAAAGGAAAGCAGCTCAGAATTCCATCAGTCAAAAGTAAGCGCATCAACGTGCTGGGCTTTATGAATCGGAGCTGTGAGCTGTTTCATTACCCTGTTGTGGGCTCTGTGAATAGTGATACAGTGATTGCAGCCTTTGACGACTTCGCAGAGAAAATGGAGGATGAAAAATACAGTTCAAATGACCGCTACACCGTAGTTATGGTGGACAATGCCAGTATTCATACCAGCAAAAAGTTTCGTGACAGAATCGCTGACTGGACTCTTGAGAAAAAGTTACTGATCTGCTTTCTTCCAACATATTCACCTGAACTCAATCTGATTGAGATCCTGTGGAGGAAAGTAAAGTATGAATGGCTCAATCTATTGTCAATCAAGAGTTTCACGGAATTTGAAAAGGAAGTTGAACGAGTGTTCGCTTCATTTGGAGAGAGTCATATGATTTCGTTTGCAAATACTAAATAA
- a CDS encoding ankyrin repeat domain-containing protein translates to MNVTSQIQPHIPASPVQETKHEGVEAIPAKEPSCSETAKVFPKLTDTRTLVETAKTVAGQLKDPDGELNDWDFPCNLTPLHIASLAGDMELLRLAIADDFCREYIDQQTSATADGATANDDGASATEATAIEATANVASASPKGNNEVGDQQPIATNHDTALHFALLTGWDKGALALIEELDVQDKMKNTINDKGESLFSLAASHSSLEVVRELCSHFEASENYREYLFHTSEHQRTLLHCAVDQDVPEVFNYLQERQMSATREMIAGSANDQDNQLRMLPRTTMADKDSNGKTPEDLAAIKVGLLYVQQLHDNPKLVEQVRFSDSSNPWQRYYLQNITGLMEPISWIPPWQQCTLV, encoded by the coding sequence ATGAATGTCACTTCTCAAATTCAACCGCATATTCCGGCTTCACCAGTCCAGGAGACGAAACATGAAGGAGTGGAAGCCATACCAGCAAAAGAGCCGTCCTGCAGTGAAACGGCTAAAGTCTTCCCGAAGTTGACAGACACCAGAACGCTGGTCGAAACGGCTAAGACGGTTGCCGGGCAATTAAAAGATCCTGACGGTGAATTAAACGACTGGGATTTCCCTTGTAACTTAACCCCATTGCATATTGCCTCTCTTGCTGGTGATATGGAACTGTTAAGACTCGCTATTGCGGATGATTTTTGCCGGGAGTACATTGATCAACAAACATCGGCTACTGCTGATGGCGCTACCGCAAATGATGATGGCGCTTCTGCAACTGAAGCTACTGCAATTGAAGCTACTGCCAATGTGGCTAGTGCATCACCAAAGGGCAATAACGAAGTTGGTGATCAACAGCCAATTGCCACGAATCACGACACGGCTTTGCATTTTGCTCTGCTGACCGGCTGGGACAAAGGAGCATTAGCGCTTATTGAAGAGCTTGATGTTCAGGATAAAATGAAAAACACTATAAACGACAAAGGCGAAAGCCTGTTCAGTCTGGCGGCAAGTCACAGCAGTCTTGAGGTCGTTCGTGAGCTTTGCAGTCATTTCGAGGCGAGTGAAAATTACCGAGAGTATTTGTTTCACACATCAGAACACCAGAGAACCTTGCTTCATTGTGCCGTAGATCAGGATGTTCCGGAAGTTTTCAACTATCTGCAAGAACGGCAAATGTCCGCAACCCGAGAAATGATCGCAGGTTCGGCGAATGATCAGGATAACCAGCTCCGGATGCTCCCGAGAACAACGATGGCTGATAAAGATAGCAATGGCAAAACACCCGAGGATCTTGCCGCAATCAAAGTTGGTCTGCTCTATGTTCAGCAATTACATGACAATCCCAAACTTGTAGAGCAAGTACGTTTTAGTGACAGCAGTAATCCCTGGCAACGTTACTACTTGCAAAACATTACTGGTCTAATGGAGCCTATATCCTGGATTCCGCCGTGGCAACAATGCACCCTTGTATGA
- a CDS encoding MerR family transcriptional regulator, with protein MELRTSDLPAIPGKRYFTIGEVSELCLVKSHVLRYWEQEFPQLSPVRRGNRRYYRHEDVHIVRQIRSLLYDQRFTIDGARTQLKQNTVKRQTFDYRTEIAQAISELEAVVDILS; from the coding sequence ATGGAACTCAGGACGAGTGATCTGCCAGCCATCCCTGGCAAACGTTATTTTACCATTGGCGAGGTAAGCGAACTCTGTTTGGTAAAGTCTCATGTATTACGCTACTGGGAGCAGGAGTTCCCGCAACTGTCACCCGTTCGTCGAGGTAATAGGCGCTATTACCGACATGAAGATGTACATATAGTTAGGCAGATCCGCAGTCTGCTATACGATCAGCGCTTTACGATTGATGGAGCACGTACTCAGCTAAAGCAGAATACAGTTAAACGACAAACGTTTGATTATCGTACTGAAATAGCGCAGGCAATATCGGAATTAGAAGCGGTCGTTGATATTTTGTCCTGA